The genomic stretch TGGTCTCTTCGGCCTCACTCTCCATGTCCTCCAAGCTCTCGCTGACAGAGGGGATGATCTGCACCACCTTCTCCTGGAAGTGCACTTGCTTGCGtggggctgccggggccgcTGGttgggcaggagctgctggggctgggctcctgTCCTTGCTGCCCTTCAGGATACTCTTCATGTGGCCCAGCAGTGAGCGGTGCTGCTCCCTCTGGGCCCCATGGAAGGTGTAGGTCTGCTCAGTGTCACCAGCGATGGTCGGGGCTGCGATGGTGGCTGAAGGGTCCACATACTGGCCCGCCTGCAGATGCGTCTCTTTGTGCGCtgggctcttcctcctcttgctcaGCAAGAAGTAGGCCAGGGCGGTGAGCACCAGCATGGA from Grus americana isolate bGruAme1 chromosome 7, bGruAme1.mat, whole genome shotgun sequence encodes the following:
- the TMEM72 gene encoding transmembrane protein 72 isoform X4, yielding MLVLTALAYFLLSKRRKSPAHKETHLQAGQYVDPSATIAAPTIAGDTEQTYTFHGAQREQHRSLLGHMKSILKGSKDRSPAPAAPAQPAAPAAPRKQVHFQEKVVQIIPSVSESLEDMESEAEETTSDTTPILTPPDVPIIIAPLSSTGLF
- the TMEM72 gene encoding transmembrane protein 72 isoform X3 — its product is MCFTYEPDSLAQACWKRARRPGSFQKFLGYTLLSVACFLHPVLVWHVTIPGSMLVLTALAYFLLSKRRKSPAHKETHLQAGQYVDPSATIAAPTIAGDTEQTYTFHGAQREQHRSLLGHMKSILKGSKDRSPAPAAPAQPAAPAAPRKQVHFQEKVVQIIPSVSESLEDMESEAEETTSDTTPILTPPDVPIIIAPLSSTGLF